Proteins encoded together in one Bradyrhizobium sp. PSBB068 window:
- a CDS encoding hydantoinase B/oxoprolinase family protein yields the protein MATALPLDPVTFEVLKNSFITSVDQMGEQVLRTCYSFVIYNRDFSSALHDANGECAAQGNQDIAVHVGTLHFTCKDVMRHFEGDMHEGDVFAINDPYAGGTHFSDVRLIRPIFADGKIIAFSQSNGHWSDVGGSVPGSFDVAAREMFREGLRITPVRLFDKNGLRKDVAHLIASNTRDPASIIGDIQAQAEATAVCEREILRLVGKYGRDTVETGLAAVQDYVERSARQRIAALPDGEWETVDYIDRDPAGGEGMIPIRIKMTIKGDRAIYDFTGSHPTIGSIYNSAFGATFSAVAAGMKTFFPDLPLNSGFYRCFDIIAPEGSIVDAKWPIAVTGFLMPFEKIMNSIYEMWSKLMPERALACAFNLEYLLTGGLDARSPDKPIFMFYDWLPGGWGGRNGKDGSNVTTACFGTGLMSQPVEGQERANPILTTECEILTDSPGPGKWRGGAGVVKTSRMLQAEKTVISYICDRERAIVWGIEGGLPSMPHGLTLKRAGSTAEERLGSIFSDVPIGEGDLFSRPTAGGGGFGDPLERDPNLVIEDIKDDYISVERAAKDYGVVVHTIDAELCNYEVDKVATAALRTKIRAERVANVRLDPELVAQRYRSGELNAFDVIRSHAVILDWGTGALLAESTRQFREAFERRSVAMWKAG from the coding sequence ATGGCCACGGCCCTCCCGCTCGATCCCGTGACCTTCGAGGTCCTGAAGAATTCCTTCATCACCAGCGTCGACCAGATGGGCGAGCAGGTCCTAAGGACCTGCTACTCGTTCGTCATCTACAACCGCGACTTCTCCAGCGCGCTGCATGACGCCAACGGCGAATGCGCGGCGCAAGGCAACCAGGATATCGCTGTCCACGTCGGCACGCTGCATTTCACCTGCAAGGACGTGATGCGCCATTTCGAAGGTGACATGCATGAGGGCGATGTCTTTGCGATCAACGATCCCTATGCCGGCGGCACGCACTTCTCCGACGTGCGGCTGATCCGCCCGATCTTCGCCGACGGCAAGATCATCGCCTTCAGCCAGTCCAACGGACACTGGTCGGACGTCGGCGGCAGCGTGCCGGGATCGTTCGACGTCGCCGCCCGCGAGATGTTCCGCGAGGGCCTGCGCATCACACCGGTCCGCCTGTTCGACAAGAACGGCCTGCGCAAGGACGTTGCGCATCTGATCGCCTCCAACACCCGTGACCCGGCCTCGATCATCGGCGACATCCAGGCGCAGGCCGAAGCCACTGCGGTCTGCGAACGCGAGATCCTGCGCCTGGTCGGCAAATACGGCCGCGACACGGTCGAGACCGGACTTGCCGCCGTGCAGGACTATGTCGAGCGCTCGGCCCGGCAGCGCATCGCAGCGCTTCCTGACGGCGAATGGGAAACCGTCGACTATATCGACCGCGATCCGGCCGGCGGCGAAGGCATGATCCCGATCCGCATCAAGATGACGATCAAGGGCGACCGCGCGATCTACGACTTCACCGGCAGCCATCCGACCATCGGATCGATCTACAACTCGGCGTTCGGCGCCACGTTCTCGGCGGTTGCGGCCGGCATGAAGACCTTCTTCCCCGACCTGCCGCTCAATTCCGGCTTCTACCGCTGCTTCGACATCATCGCCCCCGAAGGCTCGATCGTCGATGCCAAATGGCCGATCGCGGTGACGGGCTTCCTGATGCCGTTCGAGAAGATCATGAACTCGATCTACGAAATGTGGTCGAAGTTGATGCCCGAGCGCGCGCTCGCCTGCGCCTTCAACCTCGAATATCTGCTGACCGGCGGGCTCGACGCCCGCAGCCCCGACAAGCCGATCTTCATGTTCTACGACTGGCTGCCCGGCGGCTGGGGCGGACGCAACGGCAAGGACGGCAGCAACGTCACGACCGCTTGCTTCGGCACCGGATTGATGTCGCAGCCGGTCGAAGGCCAGGAGCGCGCCAACCCGATCCTGACCACCGAATGCGAGATTCTCACCGACTCGCCCGGTCCCGGCAAATGGCGTGGCGGCGCGGGCGTGGTGAAGACGTCGCGGATGCTGCAGGCCGAGAAGACCGTGATCTCCTACATCTGCGACCGCGAGCGCGCCATCGTGTGGGGCATCGAGGGCGGCTTGCCGTCGATGCCGCACGGCCTGACCCTGAAGCGCGCCGGCAGCACCGCAGAGGAGCGGCTCGGCTCGATCTTCTCGGACGTCCCGATCGGCGAAGGCGACTTGTTTTCGCGTCCGACCGCCGGCGGCGGCGGTTTCGGCGATCCCTTAGAGCGCGATCCGAACCTCGTGATCGAGGACATCAAGGACGACTATATCTCGGTCGAGCGCGCCGCCAAGGACTATGGCGTCGTGGTTCACACTATCGACGCCGAACTCTGCAATTATGAAGTCGACAAGGTCGCGACCGCGGCGCTGCGCACGAAGATCCGCGCCGAGCGCGTCGCCAATGTCCGGCTCGATCCGGAGTTGGTCGCGCAGCGCTACCGCAGCGGTGAGCTCAACGCGTTCGACGTGATCCGCAGCCACGCGGTGATCCTCGACTGGGGCACCGGCGCGCTGCTTGCCGAGTCCACCCGCCAGTTCCGCGAAGCGTTCGAGCGGCGCTCGGTCGCGATGTGGAAAGCCGGCTGA
- a CDS encoding hydantoinase/oxoprolinase family protein codes for MQDLRVAVDVGGTFTDICIMDETTGLIRIEKTSSTRDPIEGIMGGVSKAGIDLSRVALFSHGTTVATNALITRRLPRTAVVTTKGFRDVIEIRRANKEDLWDTYKDVVRPYVPRRDRLTVPERVDAGGKVIEPLDVEAARAVARILKRRGVAAVAVCFMNAYLNGANERAMRDILLAEMPDIPVSISSQVLPEIFEHERFSTTVANAVVSPVVVNYTSRLGERLAREGYTRDLLLLHTGGGVMTPASVKDFAARLAGSGIAAGAIASRYIAGLCGFPNSIGLDMGGTSTDVSLAYEGHSRVTKDWHIEFGYPIRFASIEVLTIGAGGGSLAWTDPAGSLRNGPQSAGAHPGPACYGNGNTQPTNTDANVTLGRLGTDLAGGKVKLDPALAEQAVEDGVAKPFGLGLHEAADAIVKVANANMSDAVRLISISRGYDPRDFALVAFGGAGALHGVDVARELAIPVVIVPPNPGVTSALGCLLVDMQHDFSQSCMVDAADADATEIEAQFAELEKAALARLIHEGVAQQDIVLQRSIDMMYRGQWRSLAVNAPQPIGAIADLVQSFHAEHQREYNFRRDSAPVSFFRLNLKAVGVVPKAEFAVHAPTGVSPAPVGHRRVWFEGSGLDTPVYRRADLPCGFSFQGPAIIEQLDATTVVPPGASAEVDKYLNIIIRVKE; via the coding sequence GTGCAGGACCTTCGTGTGGCTGTCGACGTCGGGGGCACGTTTACCGACATCTGCATCATGGACGAGACGACCGGTCTCATCCGCATCGAGAAGACCTCCTCCACGCGCGATCCGATCGAAGGGATCATGGGCGGCGTGTCCAAGGCCGGGATCGATCTGTCCAGGGTGGCGCTGTTCTCGCACGGCACGACGGTTGCCACCAACGCGCTGATTACGCGCCGACTGCCCCGCACCGCCGTGGTGACGACCAAGGGGTTCCGCGACGTCATCGAGATCCGGCGCGCCAACAAGGAAGATCTCTGGGACACCTACAAGGACGTCGTGCGGCCCTATGTGCCACGGCGGGACCGCCTGACCGTGCCCGAGCGCGTCGATGCCGGGGGCAAGGTGATCGAACCGCTCGACGTCGAAGCCGCGCGCGCGGTGGCGCGCATCCTCAAGCGTCGTGGCGTTGCCGCAGTCGCGGTCTGCTTCATGAACGCCTATCTCAACGGGGCCAATGAGCGCGCCATGCGCGACATCCTGCTGGCGGAGATGCCCGACATTCCGGTGTCGATCTCCTCGCAAGTGCTTCCCGAGATCTTCGAGCATGAACGGTTCTCGACCACGGTTGCCAACGCCGTGGTGAGCCCGGTCGTCGTCAACTACACGAGCCGGCTCGGCGAGCGCCTCGCCCGCGAGGGCTACACCCGCGATCTCCTGCTGCTGCACACCGGCGGTGGCGTGATGACGCCGGCGAGCGTCAAGGATTTTGCGGCCCGCCTCGCCGGCTCCGGTATCGCTGCGGGCGCCATCGCCAGCCGCTATATCGCCGGCCTCTGCGGCTTTCCCAATTCGATCGGCCTCGACATGGGCGGTACGTCCACCGACGTGTCGCTCGCCTATGAAGGCCACTCGCGCGTCACCAAGGACTGGCACATCGAATTCGGCTATCCGATCCGCTTCGCTTCGATCGAGGTGCTCACGATCGGCGCCGGCGGCGGCTCGCTGGCCTGGACCGACCCGGCCGGCTCCCTGCGCAACGGCCCGCAATCGGCCGGCGCCCACCCGGGACCGGCCTGCTATGGCAATGGCAACACGCAGCCGACCAACACCGACGCCAATGTGACGCTGGGCCGCCTCGGGACCGATCTCGCCGGCGGCAAGGTCAAGCTCGACCCCGCATTGGCCGAGCAGGCGGTCGAAGACGGCGTTGCAAAACCGTTCGGCCTCGGCCTGCACGAGGCCGCCGACGCGATCGTCAAGGTCGCCAATGCCAACATGTCGGATGCTGTGCGGCTGATCTCGATCAGCCGTGGCTACGATCCGCGCGACTTCGCGCTGGTGGCGTTCGGCGGCGCCGGCGCCCTGCACGGGGTCGACGTCGCGCGCGAGCTGGCAATTCCCGTCGTGATCGTGCCGCCGAATCCCGGCGTGACCTCCGCGCTCGGATGCCTGCTCGTCGACATGCAGCACGATTTCTCGCAGAGCTGCATGGTCGACGCCGCCGACGCCGACGCGACCGAGATCGAAGCACAGTTCGCCGAGCTCGAGAAAGCCGCGCTCGCGCGCCTCATCCATGAGGGCGTCGCGCAGCAGGACATCGTGCTGCAGCGCTCGATCGACATGATGTATCGCGGCCAGTGGCGTTCGCTCGCGGTGAACGCGCCGCAGCCGATCGGCGCGATCGCCGACCTGGTGCAGAGCTTCCACGCCGAGCACCAGCGCGAATACAATTTCCGCCGCGACAGCGCACCGGTGAGCTTCTTCCGCCTCAATCTGAAGGCGGTCGGTGTGGTTCCGAAGGCCGAATTTGCCGTTCACGCGCCGACCGGTGTTAGCCCCGCGCCGGTTGGCCACCGCAGGGTGTGGTTCGAAGGCAGCGGGCTCGATACGCCCGTCTATCGGCGCGCCGACCTGCCCTGCGGTTTCTCCTTCCAAGGCCCCGCGATCATCGAGCAGCTCGATGCCACGACCGTCGTGCCGCCCGGCGCCAGCGCCGAGGTCGACAAATATCTCAACATCATCATCCGCGTGAAGGAGTGA
- a CDS encoding helix-turn-helix domain-containing protein: protein MQVTYTTNDIPLQSRRQYWQEVVSKTYYSLDLRFPSRREFDARLGAWSMGPLSVSRNIANGLLYKRHERHLLSEREESFLITVPELAEIRFEQDGKVVHCRPGAFLIERSHLPYEFSHQDPTALWCLKIPSAVLRGRITRPERLATLQFDASRSVGALFVDTLRLSAERIEEMDETARAMMGKHLIELLAMAIESDDRVLTGHSSSVRNGHLLRCEQFIRSHLDDMRLTPQMIADGCGISLRYLHQIFEGEGLTVCAHIRNQRLAMCDALLRDASCRKSISEIAYQWGFADQAQFSRNYRSRFGCTPSEARATSRAANA from the coding sequence ATGCAAGTCACCTACACGACCAACGACATCCCGTTGCAGAGCCGCCGCCAGTACTGGCAGGAGGTCGTCTCGAAGACTTACTACTCGCTCGACCTGCGCTTCCCGAGCAGGCGCGAGTTCGATGCGCGCCTCGGCGCCTGGTCGATGGGTCCCCTCTCGGTCTCGCGAAACATCGCCAATGGCCTGCTGTACAAGCGCCATGAGCGGCATCTCCTGAGCGAGCGGGAGGAATCCTTCCTGATCACGGTGCCCGAACTCGCCGAAATCCGCTTCGAGCAGGACGGCAAGGTGGTGCACTGCAGGCCCGGCGCATTCCTGATCGAGCGCAGCCACCTGCCCTACGAATTCAGCCATCAGGATCCGACGGCGCTGTGGTGCCTGAAAATCCCGAGCGCTGTGCTGCGCGGGCGCATCACACGGCCCGAACGCCTCGCCACGCTGCAATTCGACGCCAGCCGCAGCGTCGGCGCGCTGTTCGTCGACACGTTGCGGCTCTCCGCCGAGCGGATCGAGGAAATGGACGAGACGGCTCGCGCGATGATGGGCAAGCACCTCATCGAGCTGCTTGCGATGGCCATCGAATCCGACGACCGCGTGCTCACCGGCCACTCCTCCTCGGTGCGCAACGGCCATCTGCTGCGCTGCGAGCAGTTCATCCGTAGCCACCTCGACGACATGCGGCTGACGCCGCAGATGATCGCTGATGGCTGCGGCATTTCGCTGCGCTATCTGCACCAGATCTTCGAAGGCGAGGGTCTGACCGTCTGCGCCCATATCCGCAACCAGCGGCTGGCAATGTGCGACGCCCTGCTGCGCGATGCGAGCTGCCGCAAGAGCATCTCGGAAATCGCCTATCAATGGGGCTTTGCCGACCAGGCGCAATTCAGCCGCAACTACCGGAGCCGGTTCGGCTGCACACCCAGCGAGGCCCGCGCCACCTCGCGCGCCGCCAACGCCTGA
- a CDS encoding LysR family transcriptional regulator, producing the protein MSVSLKQIRYFVAAAETGRISQAAIDLNVSQSAVTAAIQQLEATVCARLLERAPNGVTVTMEGSRFLSQGRQILAAVAEAVRNTQISAGPLFGTIRIGVTYTVSGYFLPRHQKRFQASFPGITIELFEAPRDVLERALVDGALDLAVMLVSNLRDNAMLTSETLLRSPRRLWLAPEHPLTRTERVHLADIAAYPYVMLTVDEAKHTSMRYWSNASLEPNTIFRTSSVEAVRSMVAGGMGIAILSDLIYRPWSLEGQRIETRVIEDEVPSMDIGLAWRRDTKPSEAAMAFRDFMRFAVAGVGPGRPPVSMDQRHQAEEAIEI; encoded by the coding sequence ATGTCCGTTTCTCTGAAACAGATCCGCTACTTCGTCGCCGCCGCCGAGACCGGGCGCATCAGCCAGGCGGCGATCGACCTCAACGTCTCGCAATCCGCAGTCACCGCGGCGATTCAGCAGCTCGAGGCGACCGTCTGCGCGCGCCTGCTGGAACGCGCGCCGAACGGCGTCACCGTAACGATGGAGGGCAGCCGCTTCCTGTCCCAGGGCCGTCAGATCCTCGCCGCCGTCGCCGAGGCGGTGCGCAACACGCAGATATCGGCGGGACCACTGTTCGGCACGATCCGCATCGGCGTCACCTATACCGTGTCGGGCTATTTCCTGCCGCGTCACCAGAAGCGGTTCCAGGCCAGCTTTCCCGGCATCACGATCGAGCTGTTCGAGGCGCCGCGCGACGTGCTGGAACGCGCGCTCGTCGACGGCGCGCTCGATCTCGCTGTGATGCTGGTCTCGAACCTGCGCGACAATGCCATGCTGACGAGCGAGACGCTGCTGCGATCGCCGCGCCGCCTGTGGCTTGCGCCAGAGCATCCGCTGACCCGCACTGAGCGGGTCCATCTCGCCGACATCGCAGCCTATCCCTACGTCATGCTCACCGTCGACGAGGCCAAGCACACCTCGATGCGCTACTGGAGCAACGCCTCGCTCGAACCGAACACGATCTTCCGCACCTCCTCGGTCGAAGCCGTGCGCTCCATGGTCGCAGGCGGCATGGGGATCGCCATCCTCTCCGACCTGATCTACCGGCCCTGGTCGCTGGAGGGACAGCGGATCGAGACCCGCGTCATCGAGGACGAGGTGCCCAGCATGGATATCGGTCTGGCCTGGCGGCGCGACACCAAGCCGTCGGAAGCAGCGATGGCGTTCCGCGATTTCATGCGCTTCGCGGTCGCCGGCGTCGGGCCGGGGCGGCCCCCCGTCAGCATGGATCAGCGGCACCAGGCCGAGGAGGCGATCGAAATCTAG
- a CDS encoding biotin-dependent carboxyltransferase — translation MAVKVLKPGLATTVQDLGRPGYYHIGIPLSGGMDRHALAAANLLVGNEAGAAVLEAVFMGPELEFTEDTIVAITGAELPPKLDGEPRETWTSFKVRRGQILSFDFLKQGARGYIAVAGGIDVPVVLGSRSTYALGALGGFKGRKLEAGDELPIGHAAATGKDGRSVARELRGQPAGMPTELRAMPGLYWHRITEAAGNGFFSDTWKVAPEADRIGYRFKGGKPLEFVPREPPFGAGSDPSNITDACYPYGSIQVPGGTEPIVLHRDAVSGGGYFMVGTVIAADMDLIGQLQPNTPVKFVKVDMKEALAARKSRSELLGRLHSALA, via the coding sequence ATGGCCGTTAAGGTTTTGAAGCCGGGTCTAGCGACCACCGTCCAGGATCTCGGGCGTCCGGGCTATTATCACATCGGCATCCCGCTCTCCGGCGGCATGGACCGTCACGCGCTCGCGGCCGCCAATCTCCTGGTCGGTAATGAGGCGGGTGCAGCCGTGCTCGAAGCCGTGTTCATGGGACCGGAGCTTGAATTCACCGAGGATACCATCGTCGCGATCACCGGCGCGGAGCTGCCGCCGAAACTCGACGGCGAGCCGCGCGAGACCTGGACCAGCTTCAAGGTGAGGCGCGGCCAGATCTTATCCTTCGATTTCCTCAAGCAGGGCGCACGCGGCTACATCGCAGTCGCCGGCGGTATTGATGTGCCCGTCGTTCTCGGCTCGCGCTCGACCTACGCGCTCGGCGCGCTTGGCGGATTCAAGGGCCGCAAGCTCGAGGCCGGCGACGAATTGCCCATCGGCCATGCCGCCGCGACAGGCAAGGACGGACGCAGCGTCGCCAGGGAGTTGCGCGGGCAACCGGCGGGAATGCCGACGGAACTGCGCGCGATGCCCGGCCTCTACTGGCACCGCATCACCGAGGCGGCCGGCAACGGCTTCTTCTCTGACACCTGGAAGGTCGCACCGGAGGCGGACCGGATCGGCTACCGCTTCAAGGGCGGGAAGCCGCTCGAATTCGTTCCACGCGAACCGCCGTTCGGCGCCGGTTCCGACCCGTCCAATATCACCGATGCCTGCTATCCCTACGGGTCGATCCAGGTTCCCGGCGGCACCGAGCCGATCGTGCTGCATCGTGATGCAGTCTCCGGCGGCGGCTACTTCATGGTCGGGACCGTCATCGCCGCGGACATGGACCTAATCGGCCAGCTGCAGCCCAACACGCCGGTGAAGTTCGTCAAGGTCGATATGAAGGAGGCGCTTGCGGCGCGCAAAAGCCGCTCGGAGTTGCTCGGCAGGCTGCACAGCGCATTGGCATAG
- a CDS encoding allophanate hydrolase subunit 1 encodes MQTRFSFGGDEHIFAEVGEAMSLEAFFKSLFITNAVRDAKIKGVTEICPANASYQVKFDPDQIKPDDLLTELKRLDSASEKSEPVIKTRIIEIPVLYNDPWTHETLMRFRERHQDPNGTDLEYAARINGLESVDAFIKAHSSAPWFVSMVGFVAGLPFLYQMVERKRQLQAPKYLRPRTDTPKLTVGHGGCFSCIYSVRGAGGYQMFGITPMPIYDPNQNISYLRDFMCLFRPGDIVKWKPIDRAAYDAAVADVDAGRFAPVIRDVSFSLTEFNRDVDAYNAKLDGVLHGR; translated from the coding sequence ATGCAAACCCGATTTTCCTTCGGCGGCGACGAGCACATCTTCGCCGAGGTCGGCGAAGCGATGTCGCTCGAGGCCTTTTTCAAGAGCCTCTTCATCACCAATGCGGTGCGCGACGCGAAGATCAAGGGCGTCACCGAGATCTGCCCGGCAAACGCGTCCTATCAGGTCAAGTTCGATCCCGACCAGATCAAGCCCGACGATCTCCTCACCGAGCTGAAGCGGCTGGATTCCGCATCGGAGAAATCGGAGCCGGTGATCAAGACGCGGATCATCGAGATTCCCGTGCTTTACAATGATCCCTGGACGCACGAGACCCTGATGCGCTTCCGCGAGCGTCATCAGGATCCAAACGGGACCGATCTCGAGTACGCCGCCCGGATCAACGGCCTCGAGAGCGTCGACGCCTTCATCAAGGCGCATTCCAGCGCGCCCTGGTTCGTCTCGATGGTCGGCTTCGTCGCCGGACTGCCCTTCCTCTACCAGATGGTCGAGCGCAAGCGGCAGCTTCAGGCCCCGAAATATCTGCGCCCGCGTACCGACACGCCGAAACTCACCGTCGGGCATGGCGGCTGCTTCAGCTGCATCTACTCGGTGCGCGGCGCCGGCGGCTACCAGATGTTCGGCATCACGCCGATGCCGATCTACGATCCCAACCAGAACATCAGCTATTTGCGCGACTTCATGTGCCTGTTCAGACCGGGCGACATCGTGAAGTGGAAGCCGATCGACCGGGCGGCCTATGACGCCGCGGTCGCCGACGTCGACGCCGGCCGCTTTGCGCCCGTGATCCGCGACGTCTCGTTCTCGCTGACCGAGTTCAACCGCGACGTTGACGCCTACAACGCCAAGCTCGATGGAGTTCTCCATGGCCGTTAA
- a CDS encoding acetyl-CoA carboxylase biotin carboxylase subunit, with the protein MAIKKLLIANRGEIAVRIIRAARDLGIVTVQVHSKADKDSLAVRLADEAVDIGPPQASKSYLNQAAILAAAQSSGADAIHPGYGFLAENAEFAAAVEAAGLIFVGPTAQSIRLMGDKVAAREAAAAAGVPTVPGSEGRLESAEAAFALVGKTGFPVMIKAAAGGGGRGIRIARSAEEFHHLMPQAQAEALAAFGDGGLYVEKLVEGARHIEVQVLGDGRDVIHCFERECSLQRRRQKVWEEAPSPSLTQAVREKLCTSAVALAKAVNYRGAGTLEYLYDDRTGEFYFLEMNTRIQVEHPVTEMVTGIDLVREMIRIAGGEPLRIRQDEVRVSGHSIEVRINAEDPARNFLPNPGTVNALCVPGGDGVRFDSMLYQGYTVPPFYDSLLGKLIVHDKDRPSAIRRLERALAELNVEGIFTTKPLHQALARDADVKAGRFHTAWLEPWLESHAAGLATAQPPSTVKVAP; encoded by the coding sequence ATGGCGATCAAGAAGCTCCTCATAGCCAATCGCGGCGAGATCGCGGTGCGCATCATCCGCGCCGCGCGCGATCTCGGCATTGTGACCGTTCAGGTCCACAGCAAGGCCGACAAGGACTCGCTCGCGGTCCGGCTCGCCGACGAAGCGGTCGATATCGGTCCGCCGCAGGCGTCGAAATCCTATCTCAACCAGGCAGCGATCCTCGCCGCGGCACAGAGCAGCGGTGCCGATGCGATCCATCCCGGCTACGGCTTCCTTGCGGAGAATGCCGAGTTCGCAGCCGCCGTCGAAGCGGCCGGATTGATCTTCGTCGGCCCGACCGCGCAATCGATCCGCCTGATGGGAGACAAGGTCGCGGCGCGCGAGGCCGCCGCGGCGGCCGGCGTGCCGACGGTGCCTGGCAGCGAAGGGCGGCTGGAGTCGGCGGAGGCGGCATTCGCGCTGGTCGGGAAAACCGGCTTCCCTGTCATGATCAAGGCCGCAGCCGGCGGCGGCGGACGCGGCATTCGCATCGCGCGGTCTGCCGAGGAGTTTCATCATCTGATGCCGCAGGCGCAGGCCGAGGCGCTCGCGGCCTTCGGCGACGGCGGGCTCTATGTCGAGAAACTCGTCGAAGGCGCGCGGCACATCGAGGTCCAGGTGCTCGGCGATGGACGCGACGTGATCCATTGCTTCGAGCGCGAATGCTCGCTGCAGCGTCGCCGCCAGAAGGTCTGGGAAGAGGCCCCCTCACCCTCGCTCACCCAGGCCGTACGTGAGAAACTCTGCACCTCGGCCGTGGCGCTCGCCAAGGCGGTCAACTACCGCGGCGCCGGGACACTCGAATATCTCTATGATGACAGGACCGGCGAGTTCTATTTCCTGGAGATGAACACCCGCATTCAGGTCGAACATCCCGTCACGGAAATGGTCACCGGCATCGACCTCGTGCGCGAGATGATCCGAATCGCCGGCGGCGAGCCGTTGCGCATCCGTCAGGACGAAGTGCGCGTCAGCGGCCATTCGATCGAGGTTCGCATCAACGCCGAGGATCCCGCCAGGAATTTCCTGCCCAATCCGGGTACGGTGAACGCGCTGTGCGTCCCCGGTGGTGACGGCGTGCGCTTCGACAGCATGCTCTATCAGGGCTACACGGTGCCGCCGTTCTACGACAGCCTGCTCGGCAAGCTGATCGTGCACGACAAGGATCGGCCGAGCGCCATCAGGCGGCTCGAACGCGCGCTGGCCGAGCTCAACGTCGAGGGCATTTTCACGACAAAGCCCCTGCACCAGGCGCTGGCGCGCGACGCCGACGTCAAGGCCGGACGCTTCCATACGGCATGGCTCGAACCGTGGCTGGAGTCCCATGCCGCCGGCCTTGCCACCGCTCAACCGCCATCGACCGTGAAGGTCGCGCCATGA
- a CDS encoding biotin carboxyl carrier domain-containing protein: MATQQIFSPLPGIFYRKPAPDKPVYKNDGDVVAESDTIGLIEVMKSFNEVKAGAAGKIVRFLAENEDAVMAGQPIAEIDV, translated from the coding sequence ATGGCCACCCAGCAGATCTTCTCGCCACTCCCGGGCATCTTCTACCGCAAGCCCGCACCCGACAAGCCGGTCTACAAGAACGACGGCGACGTCGTTGCGGAGAGCGACACGATCGGGCTCATCGAGGTGATGAAATCATTCAATGAGGTGAAGGCCGGCGCTGCCGGCAAGATCGTTCGCTTCCTGGCCGAGAACGAGGATGCCGTGATGGCCGGCCAGCCGATCGCCGAAATCGACGTTTGA
- the pxpA gene encoding 5-oxoprolinase subunit PxpA — protein sequence MVVINCDMGEAYGLYKMGDDKALMPHIDVANVACGFHASDFNHMRKTVQLAKQFGVKVGAHPSLPDLQGFGRREMKISREELGNCLLYQIGALKAFLDAEGMPLNHIKPHGALYGMAARNEEIAEAVADAADVYKVPLLGMKGTLHQQVYERRGHAFVAEYYADLDYNGDGSLIITREHEAKDPVDAASRCARAVNEGKTRTVAGNDIMVGADSICIHSDTPNAVAIAEAVREAVRPYLTAR from the coding sequence ATGGTCGTGATCAACTGCGACATGGGCGAGGCCTACGGCCTCTACAAAATGGGCGACGACAAGGCATTGATGCCCCATATCGACGTCGCGAACGTCGCGTGCGGCTTTCATGCCTCCGACTTCAATCACATGCGCAAGACCGTGCAGCTCGCCAAGCAGTTCGGCGTCAAGGTCGGCGCGCACCCCTCGCTGCCGGATCTGCAGGGCTTTGGCCGCCGCGAGATGAAGATCAGCCGCGAGGAGCTCGGCAACTGCCTGCTCTATCAGATCGGCGCGCTCAAGGCGTTCCTCGACGCCGAGGGCATGCCGCTCAATCACATCAAGCCGCATGGCGCGCTCTACGGCATGGCCGCGCGCAACGAGGAGATCGCTGAGGCCGTGGCTGACGCCGCCGACGTCTACAAGGTGCCGCTGCTCGGCATGAAGGGAACGCTGCACCAGCAGGTCTACGAGCGGCGCGGCCACGCTTTCGTCGCCGAATATTATGCCGACCTCGACTACAATGGCGACGGCAGCCTGATCATCACACGCGAGCACGAGGCCAAGGATCCGGTCGATGCCGCAAGCCGGTGCGCAAGGGCCGTCAACGAAGGCAAGACGCGCACGGTAGCGGGAAATGACATCATGGTCGGCGCCGATTCGATCTGCATTCATTCCGACACGCCGAATGCGGTCGCCATCGCAGAGGCCGTTCGCGAAGCAGTCCGCCCCTATCTCACCGCGCGCTGA